A genomic window from Agrobacterium tumefaciens includes:
- a CDS encoding ABC transporter substrate-binding protein, with the protein MADAALRQITQPVTVWYTRCPAPTPLSIAAQLGWIEKRFSTHGISVSSIRDAVDPAIRQSHFDHRLDWSFRQGGNIPPIWAKSGGRKTRLVGLTRTDEFQAVIALPASGINRGSDLKGRRIGLPKRPNETIDFQRATSLKGIVSALTVSGLAVADIELVDLTAKEPVLLDPSDDRFHGLRRRFPYGEEIAALHRGQIDAFFVKGAEGVTVANLIGAQVVVSTGFHPDPKIRINNGTPRPLTVDATFADERPDLVAELVATVQRVAQWANDNPAEAVRFIAREIGVSEEAVLAANGPDVYRNLRLDLDPAELDALSHFKDFLLEWKFIPADFDVQDWADPRALSFEQDAAQRSAGK; encoded by the coding sequence ATGGCTGATGCCGCCCTTCGCCAGATAACCCAACCCGTAACCGTATGGTACACACGCTGCCCGGCGCCCACGCCGCTTTCCATCGCGGCGCAACTGGGCTGGATCGAGAAACGTTTCTCCACCCATGGAATCTCTGTTTCCTCCATTCGCGACGCGGTCGATCCGGCCATTCGCCAGAGCCATTTCGATCACCGTCTGGACTGGTCCTTCCGTCAGGGCGGCAATATTCCGCCGATCTGGGCGAAATCAGGCGGCCGGAAAACACGGCTGGTGGGGCTGACGAGGACCGACGAGTTTCAGGCCGTCATCGCTTTGCCAGCAAGCGGAATAAACAGGGGCAGTGACCTGAAGGGTCGGCGCATCGGCCTGCCGAAGCGCCCGAATGAAACCATCGATTTCCAGCGCGCCACATCGCTCAAAGGCATCGTTTCGGCGCTGACGGTCTCGGGCCTCGCCGTTGCGGATATCGAGCTTGTCGATCTCACGGCGAAAGAGCCGGTGTTGCTCGATCCTTCTGACGACAGGTTCCATGGTCTGCGCCGGCGGTTTCCTTATGGCGAGGAGATTGCAGCGCTGCATCGGGGCCAGATCGATGCGTTTTTCGTCAAGGGCGCGGAAGGCGTCACCGTCGCCAATCTCATCGGTGCGCAGGTCGTGGTGTCGACAGGTTTCCACCCCGATCCGAAAATCCGCATCAACAATGGCACGCCGCGCCCCTTGACGGTGGACGCCACCTTTGCCGATGAGCGGCCCGATCTGGTGGCGGAACTCGTCGCCACGGTACAGCGGGTTGCCCAATGGGCAAATGACAATCCGGCGGAAGCCGTGCGTTTCATTGCTCGTGAGATCGGCGTCAGCGAGGAGGCGGTTCTGGCTGCGAATGGCCCGGATGTATACCGCAATCTGAGGCTCGATCTCGATCCGGCCGAGCTGGATGCACTGAGCCACTTCAAGGATTTCCTGCTGGAATGGAAATTCATTCCGGCGGATTTCGATGTGCAGGACTGGGCCGATCCACGCGCCCTTTCTTTCGAGCAAGATGCTGCGCAACGCAGTGCGGGAAAGTGA